In Lodderomyces elongisporus chromosome 2, complete sequence, the following proteins share a genomic window:
- the ISN1 gene encoding IMP 5'-nucleotidase — protein MTSRYRVEYALKSHRRDEFIEWIKTLLACPFVLHADVESYNLAYPNLYEVPDDDKDSRFKQHEIDVAQDCQRRYLEIFKDVEQLIDHTILMDQLNDQQQKTLYPNPRYTSSRLRNLVPSIGRFFTKLPLSEAFLVEDERRGISKRRLVAPSFNDVRMILNMAQIMALTEINRELGRTHLKLITFDGDVTLYEDGQSLVEGSDVVKRLVQLLAMGVYVGVVTAAGYPGQSGAVKYEERLKGLIDYLNREDGSCILTKEQKENLLVMGAESNYLFRYNAQLKGLKFIDSEEWHLPQVQKWDNDKIKYIMHTCHHHLIHLQQKFQLEDTTTIIKKERSVGIIPNPGQKILREQLEEMVLSCSKKLEVILKSTDNTTTQTTQTSRSQASNDSTDEFTTSAGATTATTSSFDPASSSPLSDIKVCAFNGGSDVWVDIGDKALGVESLQKYLCQDESNDLCPIRKAESLHIGDQFASLGANDFKARLSACTVWIANPAETVAILDDILEFVEKRKLDTTETK, from the coding sequence ATGACCTCACGTTATAGAGTAGAATACGCCCTCAAATCGCACCGTCGTGACGAATTTATCGAATGGATCAAAACTTTACTTGCATGTCCTTTTGTCCTACACGCCGACGTCGAGTCTTATAACTTGGCATACCCCAATTTATATGAAGTTCCCGATGACGACAAAGACTCACGCTTTAAGCAACACGAAATTGATGTTGCTCAGGATTGCCAACGTCGCTACTTAGAGATTTTCAAAGATGTTGAACAATTAATCGATCATACCATATTGATGGACCAACTCAATGatcaacagcaaaaaaCATTGTACCCCAATCCGCGATACACGCTGAGTCGTTTGCGCAATTTGGTACCTTCAATTGGTAGGTTTTTTACCAAATTGCCATTGAGTGAGGCGTTTTTGGTTGAGGATGAGCGTCGAGGCATAAGTAAACGACGATTAGTTGCACCAAGTTTCAATGATGTTCGAATGATTTTGAACATGGCCCAAATTATGGCACTAACCGAGATCAATCGCGAATTGGGTAGGACACACTTAAAGTTGATAACTTTTGATGGAGACGTTACTTTATATGAAGATGGTCAAAGTCTCGTTGAAGGTAGCGACGTTGTTAAAAGATTAGTTCAATTGCTTGCAATGGGCGTCtatgttggtgttgttacTGCCGCGGGCTACCCGGGACAAAGCGGCGCTGTCAAATATGAAGAACGTTTGAAAGGGTTGATTGACTATCTCAATCGTGAAGACGGATCTTGCATTCTTactaaagaacaaaaggaaaacttGTTGGTGATGGGGGCGGAATCAAATTACTTGTTTAGATACAATGCTCAACTCAAGGGATTAAAATTTATAGACTCTGAAGAATGGCATTTACCACAGGTGCAAAAATGGGATAATGATAAGATCAAGTATATAATGCATACTTGTCACCACCACCTAATCCATCTTCAACAGAAATTCCAATTGGAagacacaacaacaattatcAAGAAAGAGAGGTCAGTAGGAATAATTCCCAACCCGGGCCAAAAGATTCTTCGTGAACAGTTGGAGGAAATGGTGCTCTCGTGCTCAAAGAAATTAGAAGTCATTCTCAAATCAACTGATAATACAACAACCCAAACAACCCAAACGTCAAGGTCACAGGCAAGCAATGACTCAACTGATGAGTTTACCACCTCAGCAGGAGCCACTACGGCAACTACTTCCTCATTTGACCCTGCATCTTCATCGCCATTGAGTGATATCAAAGTATGTGCATTCAACGGAGGCAGTGATGTATGGGTTGATATTGGAGATAAGGCTCTCGGTGTCGAATCATTACAGAAATATTTGTGTCAAGACGAGTCAAATGACCTTTGTCCTATACGTAAAGCGGAAAGCTTACATATTGGTGATCAATTCGCCCTGCTTGGTGCAAACGATTTCAAGGCTAGGTTAAGTGCATGTACTGTGTGGATTGCTAATCCAGCAGAAACAGTGGCGATCTTGGATGATATCTTGgagtttgttgaaaagagaaaattggACACAACTGAAACAAAGTGA
- the SVF1 gene encoding Putative cell survival pathways protein, with the protein MLKWVQGGLSAVAGTTEPEYGPEAIHPVTKRIKDPQQVSRQTTPEDFKWQLLSYTNVETLTMYFTDLSTKSKGFVQIIYSLIMGVVNTAHFNLRCNGKWYSLPLQDYKIEGNNVTAKNFSLKLGEDGVSYQLKSAMGSTMVDLTFKQVSPGVIFGEDGTTLYGTDAENPWGKMRHCFWPRCTVEGAIVNNDLGKVDISSQNGLGMVVMALQGMKPHHAASSWNFLNYQGDEYSAVVMEFTTPKSYAKTRVNVGILVKGDKIISTSIDNDVVHENPKTNDIWPVPQKITFQDPKNGWKLTGNLDHLVERVDVMAEIPQFVKNLVSNISGAKPYIYQYMEDFELEYEGEKEKGPGYCEVTFISE; encoded by the coding sequence ATGCTTAAGTGGGTACAAGGAGGATTATCAGCTGTAGCAGGTACAACAGAACCCGAGTATGGTCCCGAGGCCATTCACCCTGTCACCAAGAGAATTAAGGACCCCCAACAAGTTTCACGCCAGACTACCCCCGAGGATTTCAAATGGCAATTGCTCTCGTACACAAATGTTGAGACATTGACCATGTACTTTACGGACCTTAGCACCAAGTCCAAGGGTTTCGTCCAGATTATATATTCACTTATCATGGGTGTTGTAAACACTGCACACTTTAACTTACGATGTAACGGCAAATGGTATTCTTTGCCATTACAGGATTACAAAATCGAAGGTAACAATGTCACGGCAAAGAACTTTTCGTTGAAGCTTGGTGAAGATGGCGTGCTGTACCAACTCAAGAGTGCCATGGGCTCAACAATGGTTGACTTGACTTTTAAACAAGTTTCACCAGGTGTTATTTTTGGCGAAGATGGTACTACTTTATATGGAACTGATGCCGAGAACCCATGGGGTAAGATGCGTCATTGTTTCTGGCCACGTTGTACTGTTGAAGGTGCCATTGTCAATAATGATTTGGGCAAGGTTGACATTTCACTGCAAAATGGATTGGGAATGGTTGTTATGGCCTTGCAAGGTATGAAACCACACCATGCCGCATCGTCATGGAACTTTTTGAATTACCAAGGTGATGAGTATTCAGCGGTTGTAATGGAATTCACCACTCCCAAGTCTTATGCAAAGACAAGAGTCAATGTCGGCATCTTAGTTAAGGGCGATAAGATTATCTCGACTTCCATCGATAATGATGTGGTTCATGAAAACCCAAAAACTAACGATATTTGGCCAGTACCACAAAAGATTACCTTCCAAGACCCTAAAAATGGATGGAAATTAACTGGAAACTTGGACCATCTTGTTGAGAGAGTTGACGTCATGGCTGAAATTCCTCAATTTGTCAAGAACTTGGTATCTAATATCTCGGGAGCAAAACCATACATATACCAGTATATGGAAGATTTTGAGTTGGAATATGAgggagaaaaggaaaaaggtcCAGGTTATTGTGAGGTTACCTTTATTAGCGAGTAA